CCATCTCGCGCAGCTGGCAATGACGCCGGGATGGTGGCACTACTCAAGGCGCAGGGCCTTGGCGTTGGAAGAGGAATCCGTGACACATGGGCACGGCCTGTGGCCGGGAATGCGGGAAGCGGTTCGGGGCGAACTCAAGCGCCTAGGGTTCAAGCCGCCGCCAAGCGATCTGGAGCCGGTGGAGCCAAGTACGGCAACAAGAAGACCGTCACCCCCGATGGGGTGAAGTTCGACAGCAGGGCCGAGGCACGCCGCTGGGGGCATCTGTGCATGCAGCTGCG
This window of the Comamonas testosteroni genome carries:
- a CDS encoding DUF1064 domain-containing protein translates to MNAKRSTTALPGSQGPSRAAGNDAGMVALLKAQGLGVGRGIRDTWARPVAGNAGSGSGRTQAPRVQAAAKRSGAGGAKYGNKKTVTPDGVKFDSRAEARRWGHLCMQLRAGEISELRRQVAYELVPAVKFADASRVKPAIRYVADFVYVEKGSEVIEDVKGVLTTEFKLKRHLMKALLGLEVRLVK